The following proteins are co-located in the Aquarana catesbeiana isolate 2022-GZ linkage group LG02, ASM4218655v1, whole genome shotgun sequence genome:
- the LOC141126540 gene encoding collagenase 3-like, whose product MPKDSPYENRNMFQIKVYFILWGVRSIANGLPIAANQNLDNCLKSTMPINSVTSTTSVQAHRTQAGTILPMDQDFVLKKANMKDLARCGVPDVAGYKIMQMSLKWSSTIISYRIFNYTPDLPPAEVDKAIQKAFRVWSEVTPLQFIRLQNGTADMMIYFGGREHGDFFPFDGPSGVLAHAFPPGDHIGGDIHFDDEETWTVNVSDFNLFSVAVHEIGHSLGLDHSGNPQALMFPFYTHFSSEVFTLPADDVLGIQALYGSKPSRITPTICSQELPMDATARWEESVITFKDRYVRFHHPNVPVSKSFSTNSLWKNVPNTINAAYNFPGKETLYLFSGRKFWAVNGSTLLNEGPRDIDEYGIPKYVQKIDAAFHDTKKGRTFIFAGDLCWSYDEDRKQLDSGFPVQLEAQFPGIGRKIDAADMHNNGFIYFYHQTTQIEYDSRRNVVTNISEKYPC is encoded by the exons ATGCCAAAGGATAGTCCTTATGAAAATAGGAACATGTTCCAAATAAAAGTCTACTTCATACTTTGGGGTGTAAGAAGCATCGCTAATGGCTTGCCGATTGCAGCCAACCAAAATCTGGATAACTGTCTGAAGTCTACAATG CCAATAAATAGTGTCACTTCAACTACTTCTGTACAGGCACATAGAACACAAGCTGGCACTATCTTACCCATGGACCAGGATTTTGTCTTAAAGAAAGCCAACATGAAGGATCTGGCAAGATGTGGAGTTCCCGATGTTGCAGGCTATAAAATAATGCAAATGAGTTTAAAGTGGTCCTCCACAATCATAAGTTACCg GATTTTTAATTACACTCCAGATTTACCTCCAGCTGAAGTAGATAAAGCTATACAAAAAGCCTTCAGAGTGTGGAGTGAGGTGACTCCGCTTCAATTCATCCGGCTTCAGAACGGAACGGCAGACATGATGATATACTTTGGTGGGAGAG AACATGGGGATTTCTTTCCTTTTGATGGCCCTTCAGGTGTGCTAGCTCACGCCTTTCCTCCTGGTGACCACATTGGTGGAGACATCCATTTTGATGATGAGGAGACATGGACTGTAAATGTTTCTG ACTTCAATTTGTTTTCTGTGGCTGTACATGAGATTGGTCACTCATTGGGATTGGATCACTCTGGAAATCCTCAGGCTCTTATGTTTCCCTTCTACACACACTTTAGTTCAGAGGTCTTTACCCTTCCGGCTGATGACGTCCTGGGAATACAGGCGCTGTATG GCTCCAAACCATCAAGGATAACCCCAACAATCTGTAGTCAGGAGCTTCCTATGGATGCCACAGCTCGCTGGGAAGAAAGTGTGATTACCTTCAAAGACAGGTATG TAAGGTTTCATCACCCAAATGTTCCTGTGTCTAAATCATTCTCAACAAATTCACTTTGGAAAAATGTTCCAAATACCATAAATGCAGCTTATAACTTTCCAGGAAAGGAAACTCTTTATTTATTCAGTG GAAGGAAGTTCTGGGCTGTCAATGGATCTACCTTGCTGAATGAAGGTCCCAGAGATATTGATGAATATGGCATCCCAAAATATGTGCAGAAAATAGATGCTGCTTTTCATGATACAAAGAAAGGAAGAACATTTATCTTTGCTGGAGATCTGTGCTGGAG TTATGATGAAGACAGAAAGCAGCTGGACAGTGGATTCCCTGTACAACTGGAGGCACAATTTCCTGGCATTGGGAGAAAAATAGATGCGGCTGATATGCATAATAATG GGTTCATCTATTTTTACCATCAAACAACACAGATTGAATATGACTCTAGAAGAAATGTTGTCACAAATATCTCAGAAAAATACCCATGTTAA